Proteins found in one Zea mays cultivar B73 chromosome 1, Zm-B73-REFERENCE-NAM-5.0, whole genome shotgun sequence genomic segment:
- the LOC100284177 gene encoding uncharacterized protein LOC100284177 — protein sequence MKICQLQLTATRFSKQNNSGEDDELLSELKDKWDAMENKSSLALYGAGAILAVWISLVVVRSLDSVPLLPGILELVGLSYSGWFVYRYLLFQENRKELAGVIDDIKRRIVGDDE from the exons ATGAAGATTTGTCAACTCCAATTAACAGCTACACGATTTTCAAAACAGAATAATTCTGGCGAGGATGACGAGCTCCTTTCTGAACTAAAAGATAAG TGGGATGCAATGGAGAACAAGTCCTCTCTTGCCTTGTATGGTGCTGGAGCAATCCTCGCTGTCTGGATATCCTTGGTCGTAGTGAGATCTCTCGACTCTGTCCCATTG CTCCCAGGCATATTGGAGCTAGTCGGGCTCAGCTACTCTGGATGGTTTGTGTACCGATACCTGCTTTTTCAG GAAAACCGGAAAGAATTGGCGGGTGTTATCGATGATATAAAGAGAAGGATTGTTGGCGATGATGAATAG
- the LOC100284177 gene encoding uncharacterized protein isoform X1, with product MVAAAAAVRPVSFRRLGVLLRAPLPCGLTTSRVAAPFPRRTADSMKICQLQLTATRFSKQNNSGEDDELLSELKDKWDAMENKSSLALYGAGAILAVWISLVVVRSLDSVPLLPGILELVGLSYSGWFVYRYLLFQENRKELAGVIDDIKRRIVGDDE from the exons ATGGTAGCCGCTGCGGCGGCGGTGCGGCCGGTGTCCTTCCGCCGCCTCGGTGTTCTCCTCCGCGCTCCTTTGCCCTGCGGCCTGACAACCTCCCGCGTCGCCGCACCTTTCCCCCGCCGCACAG CAGATTCCATGAAGATTTGTCAACTCCAATTAACAGCTACACGATTTTCAAAACAGAATAATTCTGGCGAGGATGACGAGCTCCTTTCTGAACTAAAAGATAAG TGGGATGCAATGGAGAACAAGTCCTCTCTTGCCTTGTATGGTGCTGGAGCAATCCTCGCTGTCTGGATATCCTTGGTCGTAGTGAGATCTCTCGACTCTGTCCCATTG CTCCCAGGCATATTGGAGCTAGTCGGGCTCAGCTACTCTGGATGGTTTGTGTACCGATACCTGCTTTTTCAG GAAAACCGGAAAGAATTGGCGGGTGTTATCGATGATATAAAGAGAAGGATTGTTGGCGATGATGAATAG